ATAACGCGCTGGACTTCACAACGGCCAGGGTCATCACCAGGATGATGGTGAACAGGATCCACGCAAGGGCGCAGGCATAGCCCATGTCGTATTCGACGAACGCCTTTTGGTAGAGGTACAAGACGTAGAAGAGCAGCGACTTGTCCACCCCGCCGGTGCCGTCGGTCATGACGAAGGCCTGCATGAAGACTTGCAGCGAACCGATAAGGCCCATGATGAAATTGAAGTAGATCGTGGGCGTGAGCATGGGCAGCGTGATGTTCCAGAATTTCCGCAGCCGGCGTGCGCCGTCGAGTTCGGCCACCTCGTAGAGTTGATCCGGCACCCCTTGCAGCCCGGCGAGAAAAATCAGCATGCCCGCGCCGCCCGCGCCCCACAGGCTCATGATGATCAACGACGGCTTCGCCCATGCCGGATCCGTCAGCCAGCCGGGTTCGGGCAACTGGAGGAAGGCGAGCAGGCCCGTGGCCACAAGCAGGTTGTTGATTGTGCGAATCGCGCCGTTCAGCGGACCGAACACGGGATTGAAAATGTAGATCCACAGGATGGAGGTGGCCACGCCGCCGACGATGCTTGGTATGTAGAAAACGGTGCGGAACAGGGTAATGCCGCGTATTTTCTGGTTCAGCAGCAGCGCAAGGCCCAACGACACGCTCATGCCCAGCGGAACGGCGAATAGGGCATAGATGAACGTGTTCTTGAGCGCGATCCAGACGTTTGCGTCGCCCGTCAGCGCTTGGGCGTAGTTGTCGAAGCCGACGAATTCGCGGTGCGCCACGGGATCGTAGGGATCCCATTCGCTGAAACTCAGCAACATGCTGAAACAAATCGGAAACAGCGTAAACATGCAGAAGCCGATCATCCACGGCGAGGCGAAAAGAATCCCCCATGCCGCCTCGCCGCGCCCCATCCGGCTACGCACGATATCGCGAAAATCATCCACCTTGTGCCGAAACGCCCGGCGGACGCGCCTGCTGAGGACGAGACCGGCAATCAATAACGCCAGCATCCCCGCAGGCACGAGAAGAAACACCAGCAGGTCGAGCATGCCCGCACGTCCGGTATGCGGTTTGCCTTCCTTGGCGGCGTTCCAACGCGCCAGTTCCTTTTCCAGAACCGCGTTGATATTCTTGTCGAGTTGCGCGGCGGCCTCGTGGGGAAGGATCTTGGCGCGTGAACGGTCGCGCGTGCTGTATTCGGTGTTGAGCAGATTGAACACTTCGGCCATGCCCTGGTCCAGTTCGACGAATTTCGCCGTGGGAGGCGTAATCTTGCCGTACCCGGTCGCCGCGAGTGCAATATCCATGCGGACATCGCTGTCCGGGCGGATGAAGTATTTCTCGACGTCCGCGCGGCGCACGGGGATGCCGCGGCCCATTTTTCCGACGAGTTCCTGGCTCGTGTCGCCGAGCAGGAACTTGATGAAACGCCATGCCTTTTCCTTGTGCGGCGTGCGCGCGTTGATGCTGATGCCGTCCCACGATACCCGCGTGAAGCGGTGGCCGCGCGGCCCTCTGGGAAGGTGCGCGATGTCCCATCGCATGCCGTCCTTGACGCTTTCGAGCGTGACGATCATGTAGGTGCCCGCCAGCGTCATGCCCACGCGCCCCGTCAGCAATTGGACCTCGGACAGCAGTCCTTCCATCTCGCCCGTCCACGCGATGGAATGATCCTTGTATTTCATGTCGTGGATAAATTGAATGCTCTCGCGTCCCTCCGGCGTATTGAACCGGCCTCGCGTTCCCTGCCGGTTCAGCACCTCGCCCCCGAAACACCAGAGAATCGGTTCGAATCCAAGAAAGCCGAATCCAAAATTCGTGCCGAATTGATCCATGCGGCCGTCCCCGTCGAGATCCTTGGTCAACCGCTTCGCGATGGACCGGAAATCGTCCCACGTCCAATCGTCCGAAGGATAGGGAACGCCCGCCGCGTCGAAGATGTCTTTGTTGTAGAAAATCAAAATGACAAGGCCGTCCCATGGCACGCCGCCCTGGAAACCCCGGTAATTGAAACTGTCGAGCGAGGTCGGCAGGAACTCGTCGAGCCGGAGTTCCGCGCGATCGCGCTCGATGTATGGAGCGAGATCCTCGAGATAGCCGCGCACTGCGTAGGCGGGATAGTTCTCGTCGTCCATCAGGATGATGTCCGCGGCGGTATTGCTGACGAGTAGCAGCGGGAGTTTCCGCCCATAATCGCCGGTGATGTACTCGAGTTTGATCTTGACGTCCGGGTTGGCTTCCTCGAATTTCGCCGATACCTGACGGAAAAATTCGAGATCCATGAAATTGCCCCAGAAACTGAAGCGAAGAACGGTCGGCGTGGTCTGGGCGGAAGCGGAACCGGCGTCAACCATGAAGACGGCGATTACGACGCAGGACAACAAGACCGGCAGACGCATCCCGCGGCAAGCGTGAAAAAAGGCGCCCATGCCGCGCAGGGCGCGTCCCGCGAGCCTCATGGGCGATGTGTAACCGGTAATCCGCAATTCACAACCCTCCGCCGGTTACAGGCTGACGCGACGTGGCCGCAATGCCTCAATCAAGAGTACGATTGCCTTGTCCTCAACTACTGTGCGCCACGAACAGAAGTTGCGAGCAAAGAAACCGGCGCGCAGATGATTTTCGGGGTTCCGTCGTGATCCTGGGGATTCAGTCCGCGCAGGCCTTGAACCAGTTTTCGAGCCCGATCTTCATTTCGGGCACGGGGTTTTCCGGGCTGTTTTCGTATTCCATCACGACCGGTCCGTTGAAGCCGATCGCTTTGAGCGCGCGCGCGACCGCCGCCATATCCATGTCGCCCTCGCCCAGGATTTGCTCTTCGCCGCCGAATGTCCAGTCTTTCAGATGCAGCGACAACACGCGCGCGCCGAGTTGTTCGATGACCTCATGCGGCTTTTCGCCTGACCGAATGACATGGCCCGTGTCCACGCATGCGCCGATCAGCGGGTTATGGCCCCTGATGGCGTTCAGGGTGTCGGCCACTTTGTCGTAACGCGCATTCGGCCCGTGGTTGTGGATGGCAATTCCAATGCCGAACTCGTCGCAGAGTTTGTCGAGAATGTCGAAGGAATCCGGCGTCGGATCGGCGGTCAGCGCCTCGATGCCCAAGGCCTTGGCCAATTCGAATTTCTTTCGGTTGGCGGCCTCGTCGGGCCCGAATCCCTCGACCCCGTAGCAGAGCGTCCGGACGTTTTCCTCCCGCAGGCGCTGCTGGACGCGCGCAAACCCTTCATGCGCGGCATCGCACGGAAAATGCACGGAACAATACTCGATATACGGAACGCCCAATTCCTTCAGGCATCGAAGGGATCCCTCGAAATCGAAAGAACGAAAACTGTAACTCTGGGCGCCCGTGCGAAATGGACACGCATTCATGAAAACAACCTCCGCTTGATGGGTCCGTTGTCAGCCTGTGGCCATACTATGCAACCCATGCCCTGCCAGTCAAACGACCGCCATGGGTTCTATGGCGATCAACCAGGACCTTCCAATCCGGCTTCCATAAAAAACAAGAACTTCATGGACAACTTGCGCAACCAATTTAAGTTCCATGATGTAGCAAGTGTAAAACAAGGGGCTTTTAAGCACAAACACGAGCACGTGCACGTGCACAAGTACGAGCAAGAGCACGAGTAAGAGCACAAGCACGAAGAGAAACCGGGTTGTGGGCGCAACTCACGTTAAGACGAAGCGGCATGCACATGGCAGGCGGCGGCATGGCCGGGCGCGACCTCGACGACCGGCGGATAGATCTCGCGGCAAATGCCGATGCAATCCGGGCAACGGGGATGAAAATGGCAGCCGGAAGGCGGACGCAGGGGACTGGGAATGTCGCCTTGGGCCATAGCGCGCCTCTTGCGCGCGACGGGATTCGGTTCCGGGGCGGCGGCCAGCAGGGCGCGCGTGTACGGATGAACGGGCCGCGCGAAAAGTTCCTCGACAGGCGCCGACTCGACAATGCGTCCCAGATACATGACCGCCACATGATCCGAGATATGGCGGACCACGGCGAGATTGTGGCTGATAAAAAGGTACGTCAGGCCCAGTTGCGCCTGGAGATCCGCCATCAGGTTCAGGATTTGCGCCTGAATGGACACGTCCAGCGCCGAGACGGGTTCGTCCGCAACGATCAGGTCGGGTTCGACGGCCAATGCGCGCGCGATGCCGATACGCTGGCGCTGGCCGCCGCTGAACTCGTGCGGATAGCGATCCGCGGCTTCAGCGGACAAACCGACGCGGTCGAGCAGTTCGACCACGCGATCCCGGCGTTTTTCGCCGGGCACGATGTTGTGCGCCGCGATCGCCTCGGCCAGCACCGATTGCACGGTCATGCGGGGATTGAGGGATCCATAGGGATCCTGAAAGATCAACTGCATCCGCTTGCGCAATGTGCGCAGGTTCCCGCGATCGAGGCGCGTAACGTCCACCCCGTCGAATTCCACGCTTCCCGACGTCGGCTCGATCAGGCGCAGCACAAGGCGCCCGGCGGTTGTCTTGCCGCTGCCGCTCTCGCCGACAAGGCTCAGCGTCTTGCCACGCTCGACCTGGAACGAAACGCCATCCACGGCGCGCACGGCGCCCGATACGCGCGCAAAAACTCCCCGGCGCACGGGAAAGTGCTTGATGAGGTCGCGGACGACGAGGATCGGTTCATTCATGCGCCCGCTCCTTGCCATCATATAACCAACATGCCGTGAAATGGCCGGGACCGGTGCCGAAGCGCTCGGGAACACGGCTCCTGCATGACTCCATGCAGCGCGCGCATCGCGTGTGGAAACGGCACCCGTCCGGGAAATGCGTGGCGGCGGGCACCTGGCCGGGTATCGTCTGCAACCGCTCGCGCACGCCGCCCATCTTGGGCAGCGACGCGAACAGGCCGATCGTGTACGGATGTTTCGGATGGGCGAACAATTCGGCGACCGGCGCCTCTTCCACAATCTTTCCGGCATACATGATGGCGACGCGGTCCGCGGTTTCCGCCACAATGCCGAGGTCGTGCGTGATCAGCAGTATGGACATGCCGTTCTCGGCTTGCAATGCGCGCAGCAAGTCGAGAATCTGCGCTTGGATCGTCACGTCAAGCGCGGTTGTCGGTTCGTCGGCAATGAGCAGGCGCGGTTCGCACGCCAGCGCCATGGCGATCATGACGCGCTGCCGCATTCCGCCCGACATTTGATGCGGATAATCGTCTATTCGTTCTTCCGGCGAGGGTATGCCGACCTTGTCGAGAAGTTGGATCGACCGCGTGCGTGCGTCAGCCGCGGATACCCCGCGGTGCAGCCGAATCACGGCTTCAATCTGTTTCCCGATGCGAAATACCGGATTCAATGACGTCATCGGCTCCTGGAAAATCATCGAAATGCGGTTGCCGCGTATCGCGCGCATTTCCGATTCCCGCAAAGCCAACAGGTCCGTGCCTTCCATCGTAATCGAACCGCCGACGATTCGTCCCGGTGGATTCGGAATGAGCCGCAGGAGCGACAGGGCCGTCACGCTTTTCCCGCAACCGCTCTCGCCGACCAGCGCGAGGGTTTCCCCTTCGCCGATCTCGAACGAGACCCCGTCCACGGCTCGGGCATCGCCATCGTCCGTGGCGAAATAGGTCTTCAGATTATGAACGGCTAGCAAGGCAGACACAGCGGAAAGATCCTGTCAAAAACCAACGCGACGACGCCAAGACACAGAGGCAACCAAATGCCGCCACCCGCCGTTTGGCCAATGGGTAGATGCGGATCATACAGTTTTCGGACAAAGCCCAAATGAAGCGTAAGAAGGCAAAGCGCGAAGGAACGGCGCACATGCTCCCCAGAAACTCCGCGCCCCGGCGCCCTTGCGCCTTTGCGTTGATCGTTCCATCTCATTGTTTGAGCCTCGGATCCATGGCGTCGCGCAAGCCTTCGCCCACCAGGTTGAACGCTGTTACGGTAATGAAAATCGCGAACCCCGGAAACGTCACCAGCCACCACGCGCGGTCAACGAATCGCTGAGATTGGGACAGGAGCTCGCCCCAACTGGCCGTGGGGGGCGGCACGCCGAAACCGAGGAAACTCAGCGCCGATTCGGTCAATATCGCGCCGGCCACGCCGAACGTGGCGCTGACCAGCACCGGCGACAACGCGTTCGGCAGCAGGTGGCGGAACATGATCCGCGCGTCGCTCAGGCCGGTCGCTCGCGCGGCCGTTGCGAAATCGCTCTCGCGCAGCCGCATGAATTCGCCGCGGACCAGCCGCGCGACACCCGTCCAGCCGGTGATGCCGATCACGACCATGATGTTGTAGATGCTGGGCGGAAGAAACGCGATGAGCGACAAGATCAAAATGAATGTCGGAAAGCACATGACGATCTCGATAATGCGCTGAACGGCCAGATCGACCACGCCGCCATAGTAGCCGGCAACGGCGCCGACCGCCATGCCGATGACAATCGCAATGCCCACGGCAATGAATCCAACCGACATCGAAATTCGGGCGCCCCAGATCATGCGACTGAGCACGTCGCGTCCACGATCGTCCGTGCCGAGAAGATGCTTCGCCGAAGGCCCTTGCAACCGGTCGCGCAAATTGGAGCGTTCCGGCGCATACGGGATGGGCGGGCGGATGGCGTAATCGGACGGGCCGGGCTGCCATTCGCTGAAATCCATGCCCCGGAGCGATTTGTATTTTATAACGTTTGGAAAAATATACCGTTGGCCGTCCTTGACGAGATAAACCGGTGTTTCGCCCGCGAGAAACGGCGCGGCCAGCGCGACGGCAAACAGGAACAGGATCATGCCCAGCGCAGGCACGGCAAGCCGGTTTTTCCGGAATTGCCGGGCGACCATGCTCCAGTATGTGTTCCGTTTTCGACTCATTCGAACTTTATCCGCGGGTCGGCAATGGCATACAGGATGTCGGAAAGAATCAGCCCCAGCAACGTCAAGAACGCCGAGACGGACAAAATGCCCATGATGAGCGGGTAATCGCGCGAGATAAGCGCCTCGAATCCGAGGCGTCCCATGCCGGGAATCGAAAAAATACTTTCGATGATGAAACTGCCCGCGATTAGCTCCGGAAGAAGCGTTGCGAGCAGGGTAATGATGGGGATCAGGGAATTCCTCATCGCGTACTTGAAAATCACGACTTTCTCGCTGAAACCGTAGGCGCGCGCGGTTCGGATGTAATCCTGCCGGATCACCTCCACCATGCCGGCGCGCGCGAACCGCGACAGCCCGGCAAGTCCGCCGTAGGTCAGACAAAAGACGGGAAGCGCAAGGTGCCATGCGCGATCCGCAATCCATTGCGGCCAAGTAAACGTTTCCGCCCCGAACGAATTCAGCCCATGGATCGGAAACCAGTTGAGGAATTGGCCGCCGCCCAGAAACACGATCAGCAGCATCGCCATCCAGAAACTCGGAACGCTGTACAGGACAAACAGCACAAAGGTGATGAGATAATCGCCCTTTGATCGCTGGTGCGTCGCGGAATACACGCCTATCGGGATCGCCAGAAGATAGACCAGAAACACCGCGATGATTTCAATCTGAAGCGTGACGGGAATCGTTTCGAGAATCTTCGCGCGGACAGGCCGTTGGTCCTTGTATGAATTGCCGAAATCGAGAGTCGCCAGTTTTCCAAGCCACAGCACATACCGCACGAGGATCGGCTTGTCGAGGCCGTACAATTTCTTCGTGTCCTCGATGATCTTCTGCGACATGCTGTCCGAGCCGAGCGCGGCCTCGCCCTTGCGCAGCTTGAGATAAACCGGACTGCCCGGCGCCAGCTGCACAACGAGAAACGTGATCAGGCTGATGCCGATGAACGCCGGCACGATCAGCATGAAACGGCGAATCAGGTATGCGCGCATATAAACGTGTCTATTGGCATTACAACCACAATTTCTTCGGCGCTATGGATTGGACGCCTTTTTCAGGCGGGAGTATATCATGTTGATGCAGTCAGGCAAGCGGCGGGCCTTGTTGTCCGCCGCACGTATCGGCAATGCAAAACAGCCTATTGACAACTGCCGCGATTTCAACAAATCCAGGCAAAGAGCCCCCTTTTTGCCCTATCTTGTCTTTTCACAAATGCCTCCATGACAAAATTCCTGCCTTCCTTTTCACGTATAGGCACACATTTATCACGGTAATAACGTAATGGCGCGTCACAAACCGATCTTTATTTTACGGCTTGTATGGAACCGTTCCATTTTCATCCGTGAGGTAATTCCAGCGTCTGACATAAGTTTCCGCCGGACAAAACTCGTCGCGGGTCTCGTCAAGTCGCCGGCGCAGAGCGGCTTCCAATTGGGCCTGCAATCCGGCGTGTTCCGGGCGTCCGCACAGGTTTTCCATCTGAAACGGATCGCGTTCGTTGTCGAAAAGAAGCCACGGCCCGTCAAGTCCGCGGACATAGGTGTACCGGGTTGTGCGTACACCCCGGTATTCGCGTCCGCCCTGTTTGCGCGTCCATTCGCCAAACGGCGCATAACAGGCAATCAAAGCGCCGTCGGTCTCCGCGGAACGTTCGCCCGGATGGCCCAATAAACTCCGCCCCTCGACCGTCCGTGGAATGTCTATTCCGCACAGGTCCAGCAGGGTCGGCATGATGTCCGGCGTGTTGATGGGCGATTCGACAAGCCCCGGTTTCAACCGCCCGGGATAACGCAAAAGAAAAGGCACCCGGATGGATTCGTCCCATGGGCGTTGCTTGCGGCGTTCGCCATGCGATCCGAGCATGTCGCCGTGATCGGAGGTGAACACAAAGAGGGTGTTTTCCGCGAGTCCCCGTTCCCGCAAGGCGCCAAGCAATTCGCCAATGCACGCATCGAGCGCGGAACAATGCGCATAGTACCCGGCGAGATCCCGCCGCGCTTCCTCCTCCATGCCCGCGGGAACATTGGGCCGAAGAACCAGCGCGCCGGGATCGTACAAGCGCCGAAACTCGTCCGGCGCCGTTTCATAGGGATTGTGCGGCGGTCCCCATGACAGGAACAGGGCGAACGCATCCCCGTCGGTTTCCTCCGCGAGAAACCGTTGCGCCTCGCGCGTCTGGGCCATGGCGTCATAACCGTCCCATGTCCGGGGTGTGGGGTCATCATCCGCGTAATAGCGCGAACGATTGTAGTCATGCGTGCATTCCTGTCCGCGCCAGAACTGGAACCCTTGGCGTCGTTCCGGAGGAATGTAATTCGATCGGCCATGGCCGTCCAAGTGCCATTTCCCAATATAGGCCGTGCGGTATCCGGCCTGCGCGAAAGCCTCCGCAATCGAAGTCTGCGCCGTGCCCAGACAGACATCGTTCAAAAACACCCCATGGGTCAGCGGATAACATCCCGTGAGCAGGCTGGCCCGGTAAGGCGAACAGACCGGGCAACACGAAACGGCATGGGTGAAATTGACGCTTTCGGCCGCAAGCCGGTCGAGATGCGGCGTCCGCACATTCGGATCGCCTGCATATCCGGTGGCCTGCGCGCGCCATTGATCCGCAAACACGAAAACGACGTTCGGCCGCTCGCGCCGGACAGGGCTTCCAACGGTATGGCAGGCCAGCGGCATCGCCGCAGCGGTTCCGGCCAGCGCCGTCAGAAACTGGCGACGTCGAATGTTACGGCTCATGGCCATGATTCATCCCTCCCGGATTTGCCACAGATTATCGAATCATACTTGAAGCGGCGAAACGAAAAAAAGGGACTGGCGCGTTTTTTCACGGAAGACGCATCCAATCATCTTGTTTTCGGGGCCGCCGGGTCTACTTGCGGGATCGGCGGTTCCCGCGTACAATTCAGGCGGAGGTATTCCAATATGCCGTATGGATATGCGAAATGGCTGGCCCTGCCGTTATTTTTGTTGACGGCCGTGGAAGCGCAGGCCGGCATCGCACGAACAGGCCCGATTTCCATCCTTGAAATCCGTCTGGCCGACCTACAGGCGCTGCGTTTCCTGGTCGGAGAAGGCTATGATGTGGCGCGCATCCAGGGAGACGTGGCCACCGTATTCGCCACCCAGGAGGAATTTGCGCGTTTGCGCGCGGAGGGCTTTGCGCCCGTCGAGGTGGGACGCGAACCCTTTTCGCCCAAGGCGCCCAGCGGTTATCACACATACGCGACATTGACCACGGCGCTGCAGGACTTTGCCTCCGCCCATCCGAATATCTGCCGTCTTGACTCGCTGGGCAAGTCGTTTCAGAACCGTGAACTCTGGGCGGTCCTGATTACCCGCAATCCGGACATTGAGGAAGACGAACCCGAATTCAAATATGTCGCCACCATTCATGGCAATGAACCCGTCGGAACCGAGAATTGCGTCCGTTTCATCGAATTATTGCTGGCGGGATACGGTTCCGACGCCCGTATTACGGACCTGATAGATTCAACGGCCATTTGGATTGTCCCGCTGATGAATCCCGACGGATTCGAAGCCGGCACTCGTTACAACGCCCAGGGATTCGATCTCAACCGCAATTTTCCAGAATATCCAGAAGGTTTCACAAAGACCGTTTTTGACGAACCGGCGCCCGATACATCCGGAAGGCCGATCGAGGTGGCGCGGATGATGGAATGGACCGCGGGCCGGCGCTTTGTGGCCTCGGCAAATTTCCATACCGGCGCGCTCGTCGTCAATTATCCTTACGACGACGACGGCAAGCCCAGCGGCCAGAATTCACCGACGCCGGACGATGCGCTGTTCCGCGACATCTCGTTGCGATATTCCATCGAAAACACGCCCATGTGGAACAGCACCCAATTTAAAAACGGAATTGTGAACGGCGCGGTCTGGTACGTTATTTCAGGCGGCATGCAGGATTGGAATTACCGGTACGCGAGTTGCAATGAGGTGACGATCGAACTCTCCAACACGTTCGCGCCGGCCGCGAGCACCCTGCCCGCGATTTGGGACAACAACCGGGAGGCGATGCTGGCCTATCTGGAGGCCGTGCACATCGGCATACGCGGTATTGTGACGGATCGCGACACCGGCGCGCCGATCCACGCCCGCGTGCGCGTGCGCGACAACACCCATCCCGTTTTCACCGATCCCGCCGTCGGCGACTATCATCGCATGCTGCTGCCCGGCGTTTACGACTTGATTGTATCGGCGCCCGGCTACGCGCCGATCGGAGTGGCGGGCATCGCCGTCGGGGAAGGCGCCGCCACGCGCGCGGATGTTACGTTGGCCGGCGCCGACATCAACCACGATGGGGGCGTCAATGCCGCCGATGTGCAGAAAATGGTCAATTTCCTGCTTGGGGCAGACACGGATTGTGCCTGCGACGTGGACGGCGGCGATGTGACCGCAACCGATTTGCAGGGACTAATCAACGCCGTTCTGGGCCGTTTCTGAAGCGGACTTGTTCAATATCGCCCCCCATGCGCTAACCCGGCGCATTCAAAATATGCTATGGTACGGCGATTTTGGCAGGAGGTTTCTTCATCATGGTCAACCAACGACAACTGAACGAAAAGACCGGCATTTGGGCTGGAATAAAGCGGGCGGTCCAGGGCGGATTGACGCCCGAACAAGCCTCGTGGCGCTGGCGGATTCTCATCTCGACCTACATCGGATACATGGGGTATTACCTGACCCGCAAAATCTTTACCATCGCCAAGACGTCCATCGCAGGGGATTTGCACTGGGAACTGAGCGACACGGCCCATGTCTGGGCCGCTTTTTTGTTCGCCTATATGGTCGGCCAGTTCATCAACGGTTATCTGGGCCGCAAATGGGGACCTCGCATCATTTTACTGGGCGGCTTGGGCGTTTCGATCGCCTGCAACATCGTCTTCGGATTCGCCAATTCGTTCGCAACTTTCATGGTGTTCATGATTATAAACGGATTGGTGCAGGCGGCGGGCTGGCCCGGCTGCGTGGGCGGCGTGTCGCAGTGGCTGCGCAGCAACGAGCGCGGCACCATCATGGGATGGTGGACGACCAATCACATCGTCGGCAACATCCTCTACAAGGCGCTGGGCGGCTGGTTGTTGGGACCCGCCGGCACGCATCTGGCCTTCAGCCTCGGATTCATCGGGATCAACGTGGCGGCGCTCACGGCCGGCGGCCCGCAATGGCGATGGTCGTTTTTCGGCTGCACGGCCCTGACCATCGGCATCTGGTGGCTCATGTATTTCTGGCTGCGTGACCGCCCCGAAGATGTGGGGCTGCCGCCGATCGTCGAACAGCGGGGGGACGACTACTCCCATGCCGTCGAGGCGTCGCAGGAACGAACGGTGTCGTTTCGCGATTATTTCGCGCTTCTGTTCAATCCGCTGGTGATGATCATGGGATGCAGCTATTTCTGCATCAAATTCCTGCGTTATGCGCTCGATTCATGGCTGCCCGCCTTCCTGAACATTCAGGGCATGAGCGTCGCCGACGCCAGTTACGCCTCGATGATCTTCGACAACACGGGAGTCGTGGGCACCATCGTGGCGGGCTATGTGCTCGACCGCTTCTTTCGGGGCAATTGGGCGGTGCTGTGCTTTGTCATGGCCTTGGGCGCCATCCTGGGATACCTCGCCGTCATCTATCTCGGCACGAGTCCGATGCGCGTGGCGCTGTGTTTCGGCATCGTCGGATTCATGGTGTACGGCCCCGACAGCCTGCTGACCGGCGCGGCGGCGATTGCGGTCGCCGGCGAGGCAAACGGCGTGGCGGTGGCGGGCATCGTCAACGGCATTGGAAGCATCGGACCCATCGTGCAGGAAGTGGTCATCGGACAGTTGATGCGCGGCGATGCCGAAACCGGCATCCACAACGCCAACCTCCTGACGCTGTCCACCAGCATCCTCTTTGCCCTGCTGATGATTATCGTGGCGTGGCGGCTCCATGTCGCGCATGCCCAACAGGCGGAGCGGAATTCGAAAAAATAGAGCCGCGCCGGGAACGGCGTCACGGAAACGGCAGCGCGTTGAACCGCCGGGCGGGCGTTTTGCCGAAGAAACAAGCGTCCGCGAAATCGAGCAGCGCGTCCCAGTCGTCCAGCGTCACGTCGTGGCCGCCCTCGCGGAAGAATATGGCATTCTTGTCCGGAACGCCCAGAAAATCGAACACGGGCTGCGCGGCCTGATACGTGCGCTGCGTGCCCAGCGGATTGGCCCAATGATCCGCCAGCCCCTCGACGGACAACAGGGCGCGCGGGGCGACGAGCGCCTTCAGAAAATGCTGATCGAACGGCAACCGTTCTTCCTGCCGCGCGAAAGTCGCCAAGCGCGGATGGAACCAGTAATGAAAGCGTTTGGGAGAGGTTATTATTTCCAGGGATTCCGCACCCGGTCCCATGATGCGGAAACAACCCGCGCCGCCCGCTCCGGAGGCATGCGGCGCCACCAGCGCGAAGCGCTCGTCCAGCGCCCCGGCCCAAAGCGCCGTCTTGCCGCCGCGTGAGTGGCCGGTGACGGCGACATGCGCCGCGTCCACTTCGGGCCGTGTCAGCAGATAATCCAGCGTTCGCCGGGCGCCCCACGCCCACGCGGCAAGCGTCGCCCAGTCGTACTCCGGATACAGCGGATGCACGCCATCCGAACGATCCGCGTCGTCCCGGTCAATTTCATGGCGGTCGTATCCCGCGAAGATGTAG
The nucleotide sequence above comes from Candidatus Hydrogenedentota bacterium. Encoded proteins:
- a CDS encoding sugar ABC transporter permease, which produces MGRGEAAWGILFASPWMIGFCMFTLFPICFSMLLSFSEWDPYDPVAHREFVGFDNYAQALTGDANVWIALKNTFIYALFAVPLGMSVSLGLALLLNQKIRGITLFRTVFYIPSIVGGVATSILWIYIFNPVFGPLNGAIRTINNLLVATGLLAFLQLPEPGWLTDPAWAKPSLIIMSLWGAGGAGMLIFLAGLQGVPDQLYEVAELDGARRLRKFWNITLPMLTPTIYFNFIMGLIGSLQVFMQAFVMTDGTGGVDKSLLFYVLYLYQKAFVEYDMGYACALAWILFTIILVMTLAVVKSSALWVYYEGEKGP
- a CDS encoding sugar phosphate isomerase/epimerase encodes the protein MNACPFRTGAQSYSFRSFDFEGSLRCLKELGVPYIEYCSVHFPCDAAHEGFARVQQRLREENVRTLCYGVEGFGPDEAANRKKFELAKALGIEALTADPTPDSFDILDKLCDEFGIGIAIHNHGPNARYDKVADTLNAIRGHNPLIGACVDTGHVIRSGEKPHEVIEQLGARVLSLHLKDWTFGGEEQILGEGDMDMAAVARALKAIGFNGPVVMEYENSPENPVPEMKIGLENWFKACAD
- a CDS encoding dipeptide ABC transporter ATP-binding protein, which produces MNEPILVVRDLIKHFPVRRGVFARVSGAVRAVDGVSFQVERGKTLSLVGESGSGKTTAGRLVLRLIEPTSGSVEFDGVDVTRLDRGNLRTLRKRMQLIFQDPYGSLNPRMTVQSVLAEAIAAHNIVPGEKRRDRVVELLDRVGLSAEAADRYPHEFSGGQRQRIGIARALAVEPDLIVADEPVSALDVSIQAQILNLMADLQAQLGLTYLFISHNLAVVRHISDHVAVMYLGRIVESAPVEELFARPVHPYTRALLAAAPEPNPVARKRRAMAQGDIPSPLRPPSGCHFHPRCPDCIGICREIYPPVVEVAPGHAAACHVHAASS
- a CDS encoding ABC transporter ATP-binding protein, which encodes MSALLAVHNLKTYFATDDGDARAVDGVSFEIGEGETLALVGESGCGKSVTALSLLRLIPNPPGRIVGGSITMEGTDLLALRESEMRAIRGNRISMIFQEPMTSLNPVFRIGKQIEAVIRLHRGVSAADARTRSIQLLDKVGIPSPEERIDDYPHQMSGGMRQRVMIAMALACEPRLLIADEPTTALDVTIQAQILDLLRALQAENGMSILLITHDLGIVAETADRVAIMYAGKIVEEAPVAELFAHPKHPYTIGLFASLPKMGGVRERLQTIPGQVPAATHFPDGCRFHTRCARCMESCRSRVPERFGTGPGHFTACWLYDGKERAHE
- a CDS encoding ABC transporter permease, coding for MSRKRNTYWSMVARQFRKNRLAVPALGMILFLFAVALAAPFLAGETPVYLVKDGQRYIFPNVIKYKSLRGMDFSEWQPGPSDYAIRPPIPYAPERSNLRDRLQGPSAKHLLGTDDRGRDVLSRMIWGARISMSVGFIAVGIAIVIGMAVGAVAGYYGGVVDLAVQRIIEIVMCFPTFILILSLIAFLPPSIYNIMVVIGITGWTGVARLVRGEFMRLRESDFATAARATGLSDARIMFRHLLPNALSPVLVSATFGVAGAILTESALSFLGFGVPPPTASWGELLSQSQRFVDRAWWLVTFPGFAIFITVTAFNLVGEGLRDAMDPRLKQ
- a CDS encoding ABC transporter permease encodes the protein MRAYLIRRFMLIVPAFIGISLITFLVVQLAPGSPVYLKLRKGEAALGSDSMSQKIIEDTKKLYGLDKPILVRYVLWLGKLATLDFGNSYKDQRPVRAKILETIPVTLQIEIIAVFLVYLLAIPIGVYSATHQRSKGDYLITFVLFVLYSVPSFWMAMLLIVFLGGGQFLNWFPIHGLNSFGAETFTWPQWIADRAWHLALPVFCLTYGGLAGLSRFARAGMVEVIRQDYIRTARAYGFSEKVVIFKYAMRNSLIPIITLLATLLPELIAGSFIIESIFSIPGMGRLGFEALISRDYPLIMGILSVSAFLTLLGLILSDILYAIADPRIKFE